The following proteins are co-located in the Tardibacter chloracetimidivorans genome:
- a CDS encoding PRTRC system protein E gives MLIASLLPLLGRYSLGFDLVAGPGETVTLTVIPRATEGKAQRLETGELRPISITATAAEIDIELAKGADGALGQLIASRKTLAEQISEQREAAEAARAASAEAAKAKAASTAPRPSPTSSSPATPPPGSPPADAKSDEPASLW, from the coding sequence ATGCTGATCGCAAGTCTCTTGCCGTTGCTCGGCCGCTACTCGCTTGGATTCGACCTCGTCGCGGGTCCGGGCGAGACCGTTACGTTGACCGTCATCCCTCGCGCAACGGAGGGCAAAGCCCAGCGCCTCGAGACGGGAGAGCTGCGGCCGATCTCGATCACGGCGACGGCAGCGGAGATCGACATCGAACTCGCCAAGGGGGCAGACGGCGCGCTCGGCCAGCTCATCGCTTCGCGCAAAACGCTCGCCGAGCAGATTTCCGAGCAGCGCGAGGCGGCCGAGGCCGCACGCGCGGCATCGGCGGAAGCGGCCAAGGCGAAAGCCGCCTCCACGGCGCCGCGACCGTCCCCGACGAGCAGCTCGCCGGCCACGCCGCCTCCGGGCTCGCCTCCGGCCGATGCCAAGTCGGACGAACCCGCCAGCCTCTGGTGA
- a CDS encoding zincin-like metallopeptidase domain-containing protein — MAGLSGYVAEIGSGLVCAHLGLPNELHDNHASYVGHWLGILRADKTAIIHAASKAEQAFNYLCGFADDQISPAESAPLEAVEPLAEAA; from the coding sequence TTGGCTGGACTGTCAGGATATGTCGCGGAGATCGGGAGTGGCCTCGTCTGCGCGCACCTCGGCCTGCCCAATGAACTCCACGACAATCATGCAAGCTATGTGGGCCATTGGCTCGGCATCCTGCGCGCCGACAAGACCGCGATCATTCACGCGGCATCCAAGGCCGAGCAGGCCTTCAATTATCTGTGCGGGTTTGCGGACGACCAGATCAGTCCGGCCGAGTCCGCGCCCCTCGAGGCCGTCGAGCCGCTGGCCGAAGCCGCCTGA
- a CDS encoding PRTRC system protein A translates to MTVLADDPTAAAILAAASCYPVPPVGRSPAIDAVRASRTSQCLAVGRDGVMLIVRRPWLELDIPVTPPFPAYLPYGSVGERRAELRCGLMPRELLGRILDHFRAALPNEAAAFVLWNENERSFSIHYPQIDDATPSRVTYRSPILAPDQHLICDIHSHAHGAAFFSATDDADDAHSTKIALVLGRLGQPEGPAIASRLCAGGMFLPLPRSPFSGDDDAA, encoded by the coding sequence ATGACCGTCCTCGCCGACGATCCGACCGCGGCCGCCATTCTCGCAGCGGCGTCCTGTTATCCGGTTCCGCCGGTCGGTCGGTCCCCCGCGATCGACGCGGTACGCGCCTCCCGCACAAGCCAATGTCTCGCGGTCGGGAGGGACGGAGTCATGCTCATCGTGCGACGGCCATGGCTCGAGCTCGACATTCCCGTCACGCCGCCGTTTCCCGCCTACCTGCCTTATGGGAGCGTCGGCGAGCGCCGGGCGGAACTACGCTGCGGGCTAATGCCCCGCGAACTGCTCGGCCGGATTCTCGATCACTTCCGAGCGGCCTTGCCCAACGAAGCTGCCGCCTTCGTCCTGTGGAACGAGAATGAGCGAAGCTTCTCGATCCACTACCCCCAGATCGACGATGCCACTCCGTCCCGCGTGACCTATCGGTCCCCGATTCTGGCGCCCGACCAACATCTCATCTGCGACATCCACAGTCATGCGCATGGCGCGGCATTCTTCAGCGCGACGGACGATGCCGACGACGCGCACTCCACCAAGATCGCGCTGGTGCTCGGCCGTCTTGGTCAACCGGAAGGACCCGCCATCGCTTCGCGATTGTGCGCCGGCGGGATGTTCCTGCCGCTGCCGCGCAGCCCGTTTTCAGGAGACGACGATGCAGCCTGA
- a CDS encoding IS1595 family transposase: MDVLDRDKLPFPKSLPEFQRLFPDDGACASWLEKARWPDGFACPRCGVVGDPFRFTTRPVILMCRSCRRQTGLMVGTAMERSHIPLSVWFWAAYLVASQTTGISAVQLQRQLGLTRYETAFGLLHKLRAAMVRPDQDRIGGQSGQHVEVDETWIGGRTRGEGRGTHHKTLVVAAVEVRHREPGTGQDRRRNGRYAGRVRLAIGADRSAGALGGFVQSAVEPGTLVITDDWSGYSGLQGGGYDHHAIAQCGDPEVSEEFLPIVHLVFSNLKAWLNGIHHGVSTKHLQAYLNEFTFRFNRRFYPFNAFRSLLGIASDIEAPTFAELYSGQWTHHTISSGCMP, from the coding sequence GTGGACGTTCTTGACCGCGACAAGCTGCCGTTCCCGAAATCCCTCCCCGAGTTCCAGCGGCTTTTCCCGGATGATGGCGCTTGCGCGTCCTGGCTTGAAAAAGCTCGCTGGCCTGATGGATTTGCGTGCCCACGCTGTGGCGTCGTCGGCGATCCGTTTCGTTTCACCACTCGGCCTGTCATCCTGATGTGCCGCTCGTGTCGCCGTCAGACCGGCCTGATGGTCGGCACGGCCATGGAACGAAGCCACATCCCGCTCAGCGTGTGGTTCTGGGCCGCTTACCTGGTTGCGAGTCAGACGACCGGCATATCTGCCGTCCAGTTGCAGCGCCAGCTTGGCCTGACCCGGTACGAGACGGCCTTTGGCCTGCTCCATAAACTGCGCGCCGCGATGGTGCGCCCCGATCAGGATCGGATCGGCGGGCAGAGCGGTCAGCATGTCGAGGTCGATGAGACCTGGATCGGCGGGCGAACGCGCGGCGAAGGCCGGGGAACCCACCACAAAACGCTGGTGGTCGCCGCCGTCGAAGTTCGTCACCGGGAGCCTGGCACTGGCCAGGACCGCCGCCGGAACGGACGCTATGCCGGAAGGGTTCGATTGGCCATCGGTGCAGACCGCAGTGCCGGTGCCCTTGGTGGCTTTGTACAGAGCGCGGTCGAGCCGGGAACGCTGGTCATCACCGATGATTGGAGCGGCTATAGCGGGTTGCAGGGCGGCGGTTACGACCATCACGCCATCGCCCAGTGTGGCGACCCGGAGGTGTCCGAAGAGTTCCTGCCCATCGTCCATCTGGTGTTCTCAAACCTCAAAGCGTGGCTCAACGGCATCCACCACGGCGTCAGCACCAAGCATCTGCAAGCCTACCTCAACGAGTTCACTTTCCGCTTCAATCGCCGCTTCTACCCGTTCAACGCCTTCCGATCCCTCCTCGGGATCGCCAGTGATATCGAGGCGCCGACCTTTGCCGAACTCTACTCAGGCCAATGGACCCACCATACCATATCTAGTGGGTGTATGCCTTAA
- a CDS encoding DUF6927 domain-containing protein, whose translation MSSTNPTRLTEAMGPCEDHCPRHILDLLTPTDREHAIDWRRRCAENLKRRARKLEDGDRIRLETPLTFNDGHVGQEFVVEKRGRKLCFRNPETGCRYRISRFMDRQWQIVPTTKVHKTIFA comes from the coding sequence ATGAGCAGCACCAATCCTACCCGACTGACCGAAGCAATGGGACCATGCGAGGACCACTGCCCGCGGCACATACTCGATCTTCTCACCCCCACCGACCGGGAGCATGCCATCGACTGGCGACGGCGCTGCGCCGAGAATCTGAAGCGGCGGGCCCGCAAGCTCGAGGATGGCGATCGGATCAGGCTGGAGACGCCGCTCACCTTCAACGATGGTCACGTCGGCCAGGAGTTTGTTGTCGAGAAGCGCGGCCGCAAGCTGTGCTTCCGGAATCCTGAGACCGGGTGTCGTTACCGAATCAGCCGCTTCATGGATCGGCAGTGGCAAATTGTGCCGACCACCAAGGTCCACAAGACGATCTTTGCCTGA
- a CDS encoding reverse transcriptase domain-containing protein, protein MLPETVKGRLEAIPALVASGKRVNGLYRLMGSRLLWEEGLQKIGSNKGAMTPGIDGETFADFGPEDLDPIIASVTAGTYDPKPVRRVFIPKGKGKRRPLGIPTRDDRLVQEVARQLLERIYEPVFSNASHGFRPGRSCHTALEHVKAVWTGVKWLVDVDVAGFFENIDHDILLRLLRKRIDDEKFIGLIGSMLKAGVMEDRVHTRTYSGTPQGGIVSPILANIYLHELDMFMAERIAAFERGKVRATNPEYGRLAGRIQKQRKRVTMLRAKDNVDEVKVAASLAKIQTLLPQKRSIPSRDAMDPGYRRLRYCRYADDFMIGVIGSKEDARSVFAEVRAFLTEALALTVSEEKSGIRKASDGAAFLGYEVRTYTTRQRVVRSRQGSVSFLRRPPSEVMQLHVPWEKVHAFASAKGYGDLSVLKPRHRSLLLSCSDVEIVLAYNAELRGFANYYALAKDVSFKLNRLEFLQRWSLFKTLASKHKTNVRAVVARMRTGQEFTIGYDVDGQPRSVKVWKLAHLKRDPATSSRIDIQPWTQVFTHSRTDWVDRQNAKQCEACGRSDVPCQVHHIRGMADVSHRGFVVRMKVARARRTVVLCEQCHWDTHRGRLPDLRQSDGSSQWRAACGESCTCGSAGGSGLTP, encoded by the coding sequence ATGCTGCCAGAAACTGTGAAAGGCCGGTTGGAGGCCATTCCGGCGCTCGTTGCGTCGGGCAAAAGGGTGAATGGACTCTATCGTCTGATGGGGTCTCGCCTCCTTTGGGAGGAGGGGCTCCAGAAGATCGGATCCAACAAGGGTGCGATGACGCCGGGTATTGACGGCGAGACCTTCGCGGACTTCGGACCGGAAGACCTCGACCCGATTATCGCCAGCGTGACGGCAGGGACCTATGATCCCAAACCAGTGCGTCGGGTGTTTATCCCGAAAGGCAAGGGCAAACGGCGTCCGCTGGGCATTCCCACGCGCGACGACCGCCTCGTTCAGGAAGTGGCGCGGCAACTGCTCGAACGGATCTATGAACCGGTGTTCTCGAACGCCTCCCATGGATTCCGGCCGGGCCGGTCGTGTCATACGGCGCTTGAACACGTCAAAGCCGTATGGACGGGGGTGAAATGGCTCGTAGATGTGGATGTCGCGGGGTTCTTCGAGAACATCGACCACGACATCCTCCTGCGGCTGTTGCGGAAAAGGATCGATGACGAGAAATTCATCGGCTTGATCGGCAGCATGCTTAAGGCGGGTGTTATGGAAGACCGGGTTCACACCCGGACCTACAGCGGCACTCCGCAGGGCGGTATCGTCTCTCCAATCTTGGCCAACATCTACCTCCATGAACTCGATATGTTCATGGCGGAACGGATCGCGGCTTTCGAGAGGGGGAAGGTCCGTGCCACGAACCCGGAATATGGGCGACTGGCTGGGCGCATCCAGAAACAACGGAAGCGCGTCACCATGCTGCGGGCCAAAGACAATGTCGACGAGGTGAAGGTTGCGGCCTCCTTGGCCAAAATCCAAACCTTACTGCCGCAAAAGCGGTCCATCCCGTCGAGAGACGCGATGGACCCCGGTTATCGCCGACTTCGTTACTGTCGCTACGCGGACGACTTCATGATTGGGGTTATCGGTAGCAAGGAGGATGCACGAAGCGTGTTCGCCGAAGTCAGGGCATTCCTGACCGAGGCGCTGGCGCTCACGGTGTCCGAGGAGAAAAGCGGTATCCGCAAGGCGAGCGATGGAGCCGCCTTCCTTGGATATGAGGTCCGCACATATACGACACGCCAACGGGTTGTCCGGAGCCGACAAGGTTCCGTCAGCTTCCTTCGTAGGCCGCCGTCGGAAGTGATGCAGCTGCATGTCCCTTGGGAGAAGGTCCACGCGTTCGCTTCTGCAAAAGGTTATGGTGATCTGTCGGTGTTGAAGCCGCGTCATCGTAGCCTGCTGCTCAGCTGCAGCGACGTTGAGATCGTCCTAGCTTACAACGCCGAATTGCGGGGTTTTGCGAACTACTATGCTCTCGCCAAGGATGTGAGCTTCAAGCTGAACAGGCTTGAGTTTCTCCAGCGGTGGAGCTTGTTCAAGACCTTGGCCAGCAAGCACAAAACCAATGTGCGAGCGGTCGTGGCCCGCATGAGGACGGGGCAGGAATTCACCATCGGCTACGACGTCGATGGCCAGCCCCGATCGGTCAAAGTCTGGAAACTGGCTCATCTGAAACGTGATCCGGCCACCTCGTCCAGGATTGATATCCAGCCTTGGACGCAGGTGTTCACCCACTCACGTACGGACTGGGTTGATCGTCAGAATGCCAAGCAATGCGAGGCTTGCGGTCGATCCGATGTTCCGTGTCAGGTGCACCATATCCGGGGGATGGCCGATGTTTCGCACCGCGGTTTTGTCGTGAGAATGAAGGTGGCACGCGCCCGCAGGACGGTGGTCCTGTGCGAGCAATGCCACTGGGATACTCACAGAGGCCGCCTGCCCGATCTACGGCAAAGTGATGGTTCGTCACAGTGGAGAGCCGCATGCGGTGAAAGCTGCACGTGCGGTTCGGCGGGGGGATCAGGGCTGACTCCATGA
- a CDS encoding PRTRC system ParB family protein encodes MLGYNPRRYFDRKKHEDLVASFRLRGMLQPMLLRPAADVDDTYVVVAGGRRYRAALEAFGPEGEVPVVIREMTDQEALEAAIDENDNRDDASETEQADAAVRVLAACQNDRAEAARRLGWSQSKFDRRLALANLSDAVKLALDERRIKVGHAELLAAIPADKQDKALDTITASGLDVGKTRDLLMRVTQDLANACFDKTECMACPFNSGTQRALFETHVDEGHCTNPGCFQLKTEAIEKARIEAQERAAAAAQAEAADRQADGDDGEAAPDADELANTDDDGDGAASRPGVRATAVAANRSSSGAIVKPAARADGATVSVKSIAGRTADLREATWRTALARGLADNPSHAHAAILVAGLTGTLAQIKPATLTSRAGLLVSPSFPDLSFGEKIEGIRALSDAQAATALAAIAAAYARDVQSFAHVADLARAFAIDIRHGWRVDRSFLERYTKDELKFIAQECGLIAHLGEKAFAKLLASKKADLVAGMLNAVGFDWTGRLPSGMTLDGKYGPPPAPLRAEADRGVSAIAA; translated from the coding sequence ATGCTTGGATACAATCCACGTCGCTATTTCGACCGAAAGAAGCACGAGGACCTGGTCGCGTCGTTCCGGCTGCGCGGCATGCTTCAGCCGATGCTTCTCCGCCCGGCAGCCGACGTCGACGACACCTACGTCGTTGTCGCGGGAGGCCGCAGGTATCGGGCCGCCCTCGAGGCTTTCGGTCCAGAAGGGGAGGTGCCCGTCGTCATCCGCGAGATGACCGACCAGGAAGCGCTGGAAGCGGCGATCGACGAGAACGACAATCGCGACGATGCGTCGGAGACGGAGCAGGCGGACGCCGCCGTTCGGGTTCTCGCCGCCTGCCAGAATGATCGTGCAGAGGCGGCGCGGCGGCTCGGCTGGTCCCAATCCAAATTCGACCGCCGCCTCGCCCTCGCGAATCTCTCCGACGCCGTGAAGCTCGCGCTCGATGAGCGCCGCATCAAGGTCGGGCATGCCGAGCTGCTCGCTGCCATTCCAGCGGACAAGCAGGACAAGGCTCTCGACACGATCACCGCTTCCGGTCTCGACGTCGGAAAAACGCGCGACCTCCTGATGCGCGTCACGCAGGATCTCGCCAACGCCTGCTTCGACAAGACCGAATGCATGGCCTGCCCGTTCAACTCCGGAACGCAACGAGCCCTCTTCGAAACCCATGTCGATGAAGGCCATTGCACCAATCCCGGCTGCTTCCAGCTCAAGACCGAAGCAATCGAAAAGGCCCGGATCGAGGCCCAGGAGCGCGCTGCGGCTGCCGCACAGGCCGAGGCCGCCGATCGGCAAGCGGACGGTGACGATGGGGAAGCTGCTCCCGACGCGGACGAGCTGGCAAATACCGACGACGATGGCGACGGTGCAGCCTCGCGTCCAGGGGTTCGAGCGACCGCGGTCGCAGCCAATCGGTCGTCGTCCGGCGCGATCGTCAAGCCGGCCGCCCGGGCTGACGGTGCGACCGTCTCCGTCAAATCGATCGCCGGCCGCACCGCCGACCTTCGGGAGGCGACCTGGCGAACGGCGCTTGCCCGGGGCCTCGCCGATAATCCCTCCCATGCGCATGCTGCGATCCTCGTCGCCGGCCTGACGGGTACGCTCGCGCAGATCAAGCCGGCCACCTTGACGTCCCGCGCCGGGCTGCTGGTCAGCCCTTCGTTTCCCGACCTGAGCTTCGGAGAGAAGATCGAGGGGATCCGCGCGCTTTCGGACGCGCAGGCAGCGACCGCCCTTGCCGCGATCGCAGCGGCCTATGCGCGCGACGTGCAGTCGTTCGCGCATGTCGCCGACCTTGCCCGGGCGTTCGCAATCGACATCCGGCACGGCTGGCGTGTCGATCGATCCTTCCTGGAGCGGTACACAAAGGACGAGCTCAAATTCATCGCTCAGGAGTGCGGCCTCATCGCGCACTTGGGCGAGAAGGCGTTCGCGAAGCTGCTCGCTTCCAAGAAGGCCGACCTCGTCGCCGGGATGCTCAACGCGGTCGGCTTCGATTGGACCGGCCGCCTGCCGAGCGGCATGACCCTCGACGGCAAATACGGGCCTCCTCCGGCTCCTCTTCGCGCCGAAGCCGACCGCGGTGTTTCCGCGATCGCGGCCTGA
- a CDS encoding ArdC family protein, protein MSASPRVDVYARITQAIVNAIEAGTGTWRMPWHHSGADVTRPTNVASGKPYRGINTVSLWAAAYGSGYASGVWGTYRQWQALGAQVRKGEHASLGVLWKEFRAKGDEASDDDGDHRRLFAKAFSLFNADQIDGYAPEPGPVLPESERLAAAEAFIAALGIDTVYGSASAYYHIAEDRIHMPDFSAFHDAHGFYATHIHEAAHASGAAHRLDRDFSTKWTKHALAMEEATAELTASFLLADLGIAHEPRPDHAAYIASWLQLLKDEPRAIFTAASKAQAAADWMHTRQP, encoded by the coding sequence ATGTCAGCCTCACCACGTGTCGACGTCTACGCGCGCATCACGCAAGCGATCGTCAACGCCATCGAAGCCGGCACCGGCACCTGGCGCATGCCGTGGCATCATTCCGGCGCCGACGTCACCCGCCCGACCAACGTCGCCAGCGGCAAGCCCTATCGCGGCATAAATACGGTCTCGCTCTGGGCGGCCGCCTATGGCAGCGGCTATGCGAGCGGGGTCTGGGGCACCTATCGCCAGTGGCAGGCGCTCGGCGCGCAGGTCCGCAAGGGCGAGCACGCCAGCCTCGGCGTCCTCTGGAAGGAGTTTCGCGCGAAGGGTGACGAAGCCAGCGACGATGATGGCGACCACCGACGGCTTTTCGCCAAGGCGTTCAGCCTGTTCAACGCCGATCAGATCGATGGCTATGCGCCCGAACCGGGGCCGGTCCTGCCCGAGAGCGAACGCCTCGCCGCCGCCGAAGCCTTCATCGCCGCGCTCGGCATCGATACCGTCTACGGCTCGGCCAGCGCCTATTATCACATCGCCGAAGACCGCATCCACATGCCGGATTTCAGCGCCTTCCACGACGCCCACGGCTTCTACGCCACCCATATTCACGAGGCAGCTCATGCCAGTGGCGCAGCCCATCGGCTCGACCGGGATTTCAGCACCAAGTGGACCAAGCACGCGCTCGCCATGGAGGAAGCGACCGCCGAGCTGACCGCATCGTTCCTGCTCGCCGATCTCGGGATCGCGCACGAACCGCGACCCGATCACGCGGCCTACATCGCCTCCTGGCTGCAACTGCTCAAGGACGAGCCCCGGGCGATCTTCACCGCGGCGAGCAAGGCGCAGGCGGCGGCCGACTGGATGCACACCCGGCAGCCATGA
- a CDS encoding thermonuclease family protein, which translates to MRLLAPSLLAMVMLGPAAPSGAQTFEAQARALDGDTVAVDFRLLGVDSFERRQLCQRASGCWPCGKAAQDLAANALRSRTAVIRLTAANSYGRRIATVTMAGKDLGERLIRAGLAVPEIQYLKNDPGRATRYRAAFAQAKASRAGAFAGTWIEPSRWRHGERLRCERRPAP; encoded by the coding sequence ATGCGCCTCCTCGCACCCTCCCTTCTCGCGATGGTGATGCTCGGTCCGGCCGCGCCGAGCGGCGCACAGACGTTTGAAGCGCAGGCGCGCGCGCTCGACGGCGACACCGTTGCCGTCGACTTCCGATTGCTCGGCGTCGATTCCTTCGAGCGCCGACAGCTCTGCCAGCGCGCTTCCGGATGCTGGCCTTGCGGCAAGGCCGCCCAGGATCTCGCAGCGAACGCCCTGCGCTCGAGGACCGCGGTGATCCGCCTCACCGCTGCCAACTCTTACGGGCGACGTATCGCGACGGTGACGATGGCCGGCAAGGACCTCGGGGAACGCCTCATCCGCGCCGGTCTTGCCGTGCCCGAAATCCAGTATCTGAAGAACGACCCCGGTCGCGCTACCCGGTACCGGGCAGCGTTCGCGCAAGCGAAGGCGAGCAGGGCAGGGGCCTTCGCCGGCACATGGATCGAACCATCACGCTGGCGCCACGGGGAGCGTCTTCGCTGCGAGCGACGACCGGCCCCCTGA
- a CDS encoding PRTRC system protein B, which yields MPDHSAHFEATAGGMVLTNAILLYRTETPRGLDPHRAPRQDGHAFASIHHVEHGGEGGPTIAAGTPLTRAHLRQWTEALGRAAPPQILPHNVLVAHRDMLAWWTPEQVRPAYFDLSTPPAGLRVLAQRTIRPVPYPAQLFVATPRRLGVYALAENERPSATTRVLHSPVLNVFVDGSLCWGNIPRPRTLDVAAIPDFERALFDSWSTHPNPGQELTVTGKGGLLKLWDDLAARQATRFPVRRLRPFTGTSQRPPSRKANAEPMTLERLIAEGAAS from the coding sequence ATGCCGGACCATAGCGCCCATTTCGAAGCCACCGCCGGAGGCATGGTGCTCACCAACGCCATCCTCCTGTACCGCACCGAGACCCCCCGCGGACTCGATCCCCACCGCGCCCCCAGGCAGGATGGACATGCCTTCGCCAGCATCCATCATGTCGAGCATGGCGGCGAAGGCGGGCCGACGATCGCCGCCGGCACGCCGCTGACCCGCGCCCACCTTCGCCAATGGACCGAGGCGCTCGGGCGCGCAGCGCCGCCTCAGATCCTTCCCCACAATGTGCTGGTTGCCCATCGCGACATGCTCGCCTGGTGGACGCCCGAGCAGGTCCGCCCGGCTTATTTCGATCTGTCCACACCGCCGGCCGGCCTGCGCGTTCTCGCGCAACGGACGATCCGGCCCGTTCCGTATCCCGCCCAGCTGTTCGTGGCGACGCCGCGCCGGCTCGGGGTCTATGCACTCGCCGAAAATGAGCGCCCCTCGGCGACCACGCGGGTGCTCCACTCGCCGGTCCTCAACGTCTTCGTCGATGGCTCTCTCTGCTGGGGGAACATCCCGAGGCCGCGCACGCTGGACGTCGCGGCCATCCCCGACTTCGAGCGGGCGCTGTTCGATTCCTGGTCGACGCACCCCAATCCCGGGCAGGAGCTGACCGTCACCGGCAAGGGTGGCCTGCTGAAGCTCTGGGACGACCTTGCGGCGCGCCAGGCGACGCGCTTCCCGGTGAGGCGCCTCCGGCCGTTCACCGGCACGAGCCAGCGACCTCCATCGAGAAAGGCCAACGCCGAACCGATGACGCTCGAGCGGCTGATCGCTGAAGGCGCGGCGTCATGA
- a CDS encoding deazapurine DNA modification protein DpdA family protein: MDIEIIVGLPHLGAGPILRRACTLRQPTLISANCLSRWSDRRGWREWTGWRLDQLRNARGLASLCLDSGGFVAAARYGGFPWSLADYVSLAAAYPFRWWASADYCVEAEIAADREEVIDRLARTIRANRDCRRLAEDQGNADTLIPVIQGRRPTDYERCVDALWGSLRPGALIGVGSMCRRDIHGPEGLIAVVDHLDQILPIGVRLHAFGVKGTALPFLLPFRHRIASIDSQAYGISARRAAHTARTPKTDEFVADHLERWVAGQQRRLSLPPQRLPQQLHAERENPPSDPWEAAIARARSEIRDLIESGDLDHDEITAAWVEQWAADIHRRQAAEQ; the protein is encoded by the coding sequence ATGGATATCGAGATCATCGTCGGGCTTCCGCACCTTGGCGCCGGTCCGATCCTCAGGCGAGCCTGCACGCTGCGGCAGCCCACGCTGATCTCCGCGAACTGTCTGTCGCGCTGGTCAGACCGGCGCGGCTGGCGCGAATGGACGGGCTGGCGGCTCGATCAGCTTCGAAACGCACGAGGCCTGGCGTCGCTCTGCCTCGATTCCGGTGGGTTCGTCGCAGCGGCCCGCTATGGCGGCTTCCCATGGTCGCTGGCGGACTATGTCTCGCTTGCAGCTGCCTATCCCTTCAGATGGTGGGCGAGCGCCGACTATTGCGTCGAGGCCGAGATCGCCGCCGACCGAGAGGAGGTCATCGACCGGCTCGCCCGGACGATCCGCGCCAACCGCGATTGCCGCAGGCTCGCCGAGGACCAAGGCAACGCCGATACCTTGATCCCGGTGATCCAGGGCCGGCGGCCGACCGACTATGAGCGGTGCGTCGACGCCCTCTGGGGCTCGCTCCGGCCTGGGGCGCTTATTGGCGTCGGAAGCATGTGCCGGCGCGACATCCATGGACCGGAAGGTCTCATCGCTGTCGTCGATCACCTCGACCAGATCCTGCCGATTGGTGTCCGGCTCCATGCCTTCGGCGTGAAGGGGACAGCGCTGCCATTCTTGCTTCCGTTCCGCCACAGGATCGCTTCGATCGACAGCCAGGCCTATGGGATCAGCGCGCGACGGGCGGCCCACACTGCCCGCACCCCCAAGACGGACGAGTTCGTCGCCGATCACCTGGAGCGTTGGGTGGCGGGCCAGCAGCGCAGGCTGAGCTTGCCGCCACAGCGGCTGCCCCAGCAGCTCCACGCCGAGCGGGAGAACCCTCCGTCCGATCCTTGGGAAGCGGCGATTGCGCGAGCCCGTTCGGAAATCCGTGACCTCATCGAGTCCGGCGATCTCGACCATGACGAGATTACCGCAGCCTGGGTCGAGCAATGGGCCGCTGACATCCACCGAAGGCAAGCCGCCGAGCAATGA
- a CDS encoding PRTRC system protein C translates to MQINQLDRAYRYDGIDLPVPPHLAHDPQALRAYHATLYPAILNAETVDVGVTGGVHVTEYRRAVGTKG, encoded by the coding sequence ATGCAGATCAACCAGCTTGACCGCGCCTATCGATATGACGGCATCGATCTCCCGGTTCCGCCGCATCTCGCCCACGACCCGCAGGCTCTGCGAGCCTATCACGCAACGCTCTACCCGGCGATCCTCAACGCCGAGACGGTCGACGTTGGCGTGACCGGCGGCGTCCACGTCACCGAGTACCGCCGCGCCGTCGGCACCAAGGGTTGA